From a single Anaerolineales bacterium genomic region:
- a CDS encoding PIG-L family deacetylase — MEPLKLLAVFAHPDDESMGMGATLAKYAAEGVETHLVCASRGERGWGGPAEQDPGLEGLGRIRTQELENAVALLGMKSLSFLGYVDGDVDQAPHAEAIGRIVTHIRRIRPQVVVTFPHDGIYGHPDHIAIGQFATAAIVCAADADYKDPQDLPSHRVSKLYYMVDSEEFVQMVMPFFDEITFPVDGQMREESPWKEWMITTRIETTEYCRTAWRAIRCHRTQVGSLGRLAELDEDSAIPILAKQGTFYRAFSLVNGGRQVETDLFEGLR; from the coding sequence ATGGAACCGCTTAAACTGTTAGCCGTATTTGCACACCCTGATGACGAATCGATGGGGATGGGCGCCACGCTGGCGAAGTATGCCGCCGAAGGCGTGGAGACGCACCTCGTCTGCGCTTCACGCGGGGAACGAGGCTGGGGAGGTCCCGCCGAACAGGATCCCGGTCTGGAGGGACTCGGCAGGATCCGCACACAGGAATTGGAGAACGCGGTTGCCCTGCTCGGCATGAAGAGCCTGTCCTTCCTCGGCTACGTGGACGGAGACGTGGATCAGGCGCCTCATGCCGAAGCCATCGGCAGGATCGTCACGCACATCCGCCGCATCCGCCCGCAGGTGGTGGTGACCTTCCCGCATGACGGTATCTACGGGCATCCCGACCATATTGCCATCGGACAGTTCGCAACCGCCGCCATCGTCTGCGCCGCGGATGCGGATTACAAAGACCCGCAGGACCTGCCATCCCACCGCGTATCGAAATTGTATTACATGGTGGACAGCGAAGAGTTCGTGCAGATGGTCATGCCGTTCTTCGATGAGATCACCTTCCCCGTGGACGGTCAGATGCGCGAAGAGTCGCCGTGGAAGGAGTGGATGATCACCACGCGCATCGAAACGACCGAATACTGCCGCACCGCCTGGCGTGCCATCCGCTGCCATCGAACCCAAGTGGGGTCGCTTGGCAGGCTCGCCGAATTGGACGAGGACTCCGCCATTCCCATCCTTGCCAAACAAGGTACCTTCTACCGCGCCTTCAGCCTTGTCAACGGCGGCAGGCAGGTCGAAACGGACTTGTTCGAAGGCTTGCGATAG
- a CDS encoding ATP-binding protein, with product MKCRKCGGKASLNMRQHRLALCKEHFLEWVPEQTERFIKKYQMFTREEKILVAVSGGKDSLALWDILTRLGYQADGLYLGLGIDGGIGYSHESQRLTEKFASENNLKLHVLDVEKEYGSSIPVLSEISHRGHGKPCAVCGLAKRHEMNRIARDLGYDVLATGHNLDDEAAVLFGNTMQWASEYILRQGPVLPASDGLARKVKPLCRFYEREMTAYSLARGIEYIYDECPFAEGSKQIFYKEALNQLETARPGAKLTFYVKFLDAKKSGELFIDKNIEQAHLHACPKCGQPTSAPGLCSFCRMIEKADQAALAQQGGG from the coding sequence ATGAAGTGTCGAAAGTGCGGCGGTAAAGCCTCCCTCAACATGCGCCAGCACAGGCTGGCACTATGCAAGGAACACTTCCTCGAGTGGGTGCCCGAGCAGACCGAGCGTTTCATCAAAAAATATCAAATGTTCACGCGCGAGGAGAAGATCCTTGTGGCGGTCTCGGGCGGCAAGGATTCGCTCGCCCTGTGGGATATTCTCACGCGTCTCGGCTACCAGGCGGATGGTCTGTATCTCGGTCTCGGCATCGACGGCGGCATTGGTTATTCACATGAATCCCAGCGGCTGACCGAAAAATTCGCAAGCGAGAACAACCTGAAACTGCATGTCCTGGATGTCGAAAAGGAATATGGCAGTTCCATCCCCGTCCTTTCGGAGATCAGCCACCGCGGACATGGCAAACCGTGCGCCGTGTGCGGGCTTGCCAAACGGCATGAGATGAACCGCATCGCGCGCGACCTCGGCTATGATGTGCTCGCCACCGGTCATAACCTCGATGACGAGGCGGCGGTTCTGTTCGGTAACACCATGCAATGGGCATCGGAATATATTCTGCGGCAGGGACCCGTCCTGCCTGCTTCGGACGGGCTGGCGCGCAAGGTCAAGCCGCTTTGCCGGTTCTACGAGCGCGAAATGACCGCCTACTCGCTGGCGCGCGGTATCGAATACATCTATGATGAATGTCCGTTCGCGGAAGGCTCGAAGCAGATCTTCTACAAGGAAGCGCTCAACCAGTTGGAGACGGCGCGTCCCGGTGCGAAGCTGACCTTTTATGTGAAGTTTTTGGATGCGAAAAAAAGCGGGGAATTGTTCATTGATAAGAACATCGAGCAGGCTCATCTGCATGCCTGCCCCAAGTGCGGACAGCCCACGTCCGCGCCGGGCTTGTGTTCATTTTGCAGGATGATCGAAAAGGCGGACCAGGCAGCCCTAGCGCAGCAGGGTGGCGGCTAA
- a CDS encoding S-layer homology domain-containing protein → MMNAKPITFRQIVSACLLGLILILSSHRSASANGNEAPVITEGGSVFVAMPGNGFPDKFALTLNATDAEDHTLTWGISSQAGNGTASVSGTGASQPIGYTPNLNYSGSDSFVVRVTDELGAFDEITIDVLITDGPHFPTFADVPMTNSAWSYIESIYYAGITGGCTTTPLNYCPTNSVTRAQMAIFLLRGIHGSSYTPPAVGDDTGFNDVPTTHSAAAWIKQLAAEGITGGCGGGNFCPNNPVTRAQMAIFLLRAKYGDDYVPPAASGTEFLDVTLTHSAAAWIEQLAAEGITGGCGGGNYCPNNSVTRAQMAIFLQRVFDLIRP, encoded by the coding sequence ATGATGAACGCAAAACCCATTACATTCCGTCAGATCGTGTCCGCGTGCCTGCTGGGGCTCATACTGATCCTGTCCAGCCATAGGAGCGCCAGCGCGAACGGCAACGAAGCGCCGGTCATCACCGAAGGCGGGTCCGTCTTCGTCGCCATGCCCGGAAACGGCTTCCCGGACAAGTTCGCCCTGACCCTGAACGCCACCGACGCTGAAGACCACACCCTGACCTGGGGCATCTCTTCCCAGGCTGGTAACGGAACCGCCAGTGTCTCGGGCACGGGGGCATCCCAGCCAATTGGCTACACGCCAAACCTGAATTATTCCGGCTCTGACAGTTTCGTGGTGCGTGTCACCGACGAATTGGGCGCTTTTGATGAGATCACGATCGACGTACTCATCACAGACGGTCCGCACTTCCCGACCTTCGCCGATGTGCCCATGACGAACTCCGCCTGGTCCTACATCGAATCCATCTACTATGCCGGCATCACCGGCGGATGTACCACCACTCCGCTCAACTACTGCCCGACCAACTCTGTCACCCGCGCCCAGATGGCGATCTTCCTGCTGAGAGGCATCCACGGCTCATCCTATACCCCGCCCGCCGTGGGTGACGACACCGGCTTCAATGACGTCCCCACCACCCATTCCGCGGCGGCATGGATCAAGCAGTTGGCTGCGGAAGGCATCACCGGCGGCTGCGGCGGCGGCAACTTCTGCCCCAATAACCCGGTCACCCGCGCCCAGATGGCGATCTTCCTGCTGCGCGCCAAGTATGGGGATGACTACGTCCCGCCCGCTGCCTCCGGCACCGAGTTCCTGGACGTCACGCTCACCCATTCGGCTGCGGCTTGGATCGAGCAGCTGGCTGCGGAAGGCATCACCGGCGGATGCGGCGGCGGCAATTACTGTCCCAATAACTCTGTCACCCGCGCACAGATGGCGATCTTCCTGCAGCGCGTCTTCGACCTGATCCGTCCGTAA
- a CDS encoding MoaD/ThiS family protein, which translates to MTAKLILRNKEYEVRAGMTLLDALKKSNIVPESVIATRDGEMITEDEILKDGDVIKLIAVISGGAK; encoded by the coding sequence ATGACAGCAAAGTTGATCTTGAGAAACAAGGAATATGAAGTCAGGGCAGGCATGACCCTGCTCGATGCGTTGAAGAAAAGCAATATCGTCCCCGAATCCGTGATCGCCACGCGGGACGGCGAAATGATCACCGAGGACGAGATCTTGAAGGACGGCGACGTGATCAAGCTGATCGCGGTGATCTCAGGCGGCGCAAAATGA
- a CDS encoding FHA domain-containing protein has protein sequence MEHDDEYPILVAQDGPLKGQRWALSRTLMVGRDPGCDIQVQDRQVSRFHVRITPTPEGVIVEDLGSKNGTNHNGTELSAPVMLQDGDLFGIALAQQFLFLTSDATMPLAEGGPRAGRLLMDQKSRQVWVNQQQVAPPLSAQQFRLLWKLYEKQGQVISRAELVSVVWGDEQMAGVSDQALDALIRRLRDRLAVLDPSHQFINTVRGHGLRLDNPPVGE, from the coding sequence ATGGAACACGATGATGAGTATCCCATTCTAGTTGCGCAGGATGGACCGCTCAAGGGACAGCGCTGGGCGCTCAGCCGCACGTTGATGGTGGGACGCGATCCCGGTTGTGACATTCAGGTTCAGGACAGGCAGGTTTCACGCTTCCATGTGCGCATCACGCCCACGCCCGAAGGCGTGATCGTCGAAGACCTAGGGAGCAAGAACGGCACCAATCACAACGGCACGGAACTCTCCGCGCCGGTCATGTTGCAGGACGGTGATCTGTTCGGCATTGCGCTTGCCCAGCAATTCCTTTTTCTCACCTCCGACGCCACCATGCCGCTCGCGGAAGGCGGACCGCGCGCTGGTCGCCTGTTGATGGACCAGAAATCCCGTCAGGTGTGGGTCAATCAACAGCAGGTCGCGCCGCCGTTATCCGCCCAGCAGTTCAGGTTGTTGTGGAAGTTGTACGAGAAACAGGGACAGGTCATCAGCCGCGCGGAGCTGGTAAGCGTGGTCTGGGGCGATGAACAGATGGCGGGCGTTTCCGACCAGGCATTGGACGCGTTGATCCGCCGCCTGCGTGACCGCCTCGCCGTGCTCGATCCTAGTCATCAATTCATAAACACAGTGCGCGGACATGGTCTGCGCCTCGATAATCCCCCCGTAGGCGAGTAA
- a CDS encoding pyridoxamine 5'-phosphate oxidase family protein has translation MDAQSEKLLAHIIRNTRVASLATLRDDAPQVSMVAYVTNDDFSLYHIFVSRLAQHTVDMQKDKRVALLIAEPDDSREDPQTLARVSIRGTAEVVQNGEPGYTPLRDQYLARFPQAEQLFQLADFNFWRIKPKGGRFVAGFAKAYNITPETLKKVSSR, from the coding sequence ATGGATGCCCAATCAGAGAAACTGCTTGCACATATCATTCGCAACACCCGCGTCGCCTCGCTGGCGACCCTGCGCGATGACGCGCCGCAGGTCTCCATGGTGGCGTACGTCACGAACGACGATTTTTCCCTGTATCATATTTTTGTCAGTCGTCTGGCACAGCATACCGTGGACATGCAAAAGGACAAACGCGTGGCGCTGCTGATCGCCGAACCCGATGACAGCCGCGAAGACCCGCAAACGCTGGCGCGCGTCTCCATTCGCGGCACAGCGGAGGTCGTTCAGAACGGCGAACCCGGCTACACTCCCCTGCGCGATCAATATCTCGCCCGTTTTCCACAAGCGGAGCAGTTATTCCAGCTTGCCGATTTCAATTTCTGGCGCATCAAACCCAAGGGCGGACGTTTCGTGGCGGGCTTTGCGAAGGCATACAACATCACGCCCGAAACGCTCAAAAAAGTTTCCAGCAGATAG
- a CDS encoding glycosyltransferase — MRIGMMVDSYKPYISGITNYVEVNKQYLEKAGHDVFVFTFGDVDYKDTEPNIIRSPGLPLADTGFYLSMRYSRAAKKMLQTMDVVHVHHPFLSGRLALRYCRPLRIPIVFTNHTRYDLYAQAYLPLMPDEVSHGLLQAYMPPFCKAVDLVITPSAGMEKVLRELNVEGRIEIAPNGVDLNNFHNAKPLSREQFGYQKDDILLIYAGRIALEKNIPFLLESFSGIAKAIPNVHLLLIGGGVQQYETGIRAQVKEMDVSHNVRLIGKIPYDQLPAYLAMCDIFVTASVTEVHPLSVIEAMGAGLPVMGIESVGVGDTVDDGKTGFLATHDLPAFTAKLTRLCLDLELRKQMSRSAREASSAYAIERTTALMLEHYEQLVKDSASRKKGWLTRLRGFMERLKP; from the coding sequence ATGCGAATCGGAATGATGGTCGACAGTTACAAACCGTATATCAGCGGCATCACCAACTACGTCGAGGTCAACAAGCAGTATCTCGAAAAAGCCGGGCACGATGTCTTCGTCTTCACGTTTGGCGATGTGGATTACAAGGACACCGAACCAAACATCATCCGCAGTCCGGGTCTTCCGCTGGCAGATACGGGATTCTACCTCTCCATGCGGTATTCGCGCGCCGCAAAGAAAATGCTGCAAACCATGGATGTCGTCCATGTGCATCACCCCTTCCTGAGCGGACGCCTCGCCCTGCGCTACTGCCGTCCGCTGCGCATCCCCATCGTGTTCACCAACCACACGCGCTACGACCTGTACGCCCAAGCCTACCTGCCGCTCATGCCGGACGAGGTCAGCCACGGGCTTCTGCAAGCCTACATGCCGCCCTTCTGCAAAGCTGTAGATCTCGTCATCACGCCGTCGGCAGGCATGGAAAAAGTCCTGAGAGAACTCAATGTGGAAGGCAGGATCGAGATCGCACCCAACGGCGTGGACCTGAACAACTTCCACAACGCCAAACCGCTTTCGCGCGAACAATTCGGCTACCAGAAGGATGACATCCTGCTCATCTATGCCGGACGCATCGCGCTCGAAAAGAACATCCCCTTTTTGTTGGAGTCATTTTCCGGCATCGCAAAAGCCATACCGAACGTCCATCTGCTGCTGATCGGCGGCGGAGTGCAGCAATATGAAACGGGGATCCGCGCACAGGTCAAGGAAATGGATGTTTCCCACAATGTGCGCCTGATCGGAAAAATCCCCTACGACCAACTGCCCGCCTACCTCGCCATGTGTGACATCTTCGTCACCGCCTCGGTCACAGAGGTGCACCCGCTTTCGGTGATCGAAGCCATGGGCGCGGGACTGCCCGTCATGGGCATCGAATCGGTCGGTGTTGGGGATACGGTCGATGATGGCAAGACGGGCTTCCTCGCCACGCACGACCTGCCCGCCTTCACCGCCAAACTGACCCGCCTCTGCCTTGACCTTGAACTGCGCAAGCAAATGAGCCGATCCGCGCGGGAGGCTTCCTCCGCCTATGCCATCGAGCGCACCACCGCGTTGATGCTTGAGCACTATGAACAACTGGTCAAGGACTCGGCTTCACGAAAGAAAGGCTGGCTGACGCGCCTGCGCGGGTTCATGGAACGCCTCAAGCCATGA
- a CDS encoding serine/threonine-protein kinase, whose product MPQSLKNGEILRDRYTIREQIGQGGTGSIYLAEDNRLQGRLCAIKEVDHNNQALPKEILAQSREQFFREASVLARLDHPNLPKVSDYFSEGSRDYLVMDYVPGKDLRERMQEARRNKTFLPEKEVLQWAIQIADALSYMHQQDPPIIHRDIKPSNIKLTPSGLVKLVDFGLVKIMAPDEVTITVIQGQGTALYTPLEQYGGDDTHTDPRADIFSFGATLYHLLTNEPPAEVRKRFLNNRSLIPPKEINPRLSPHVERAVLWAMSLHPDNRPASVMVLREALLGKQDAPHDTGQLRFDQPESEHSLSEQIAVYAAAGLFLAGLAATLLR is encoded by the coding sequence TTGCCCCAATCGTTAAAGAATGGGGAGATCCTGCGTGACCGCTATACCATCCGCGAACAGATCGGACAGGGCGGCACGGGCAGCATTTACCTTGCGGAGGACAACCGCCTGCAGGGTCGTTTATGCGCGATCAAGGAAGTCGATCACAACAACCAGGCTCTCCCAAAGGAAATCCTTGCACAGTCCCGCGAGCAGTTCTTTCGCGAGGCATCTGTGCTGGCGCGTCTCGACCACCCCAACCTGCCCAAGGTTTCCGATTACTTCTCCGAAGGCTCACGCGATTACCTCGTCATGGACTACGTGCCGGGCAAGGACCTGCGCGAACGAATGCAGGAAGCCCGCCGCAACAAGACCTTCCTGCCCGAAAAGGAAGTCCTGCAATGGGCAATCCAGATCGCCGACGCGCTGAGTTATATGCACCAGCAGGACCCGCCCATCATTCACCGTGACATCAAGCCAAGCAACATCAAACTCACCCCGAGCGGACTGGTCAAACTGGTGGACTTCGGTCTGGTCAAGATCATGGCGCCGGACGAAGTCACGATCACCGTCATTCAAGGTCAGGGCACGGCGCTCTACACACCGTTGGAACAATACGGCGGCGATGACACCCATACCGATCCGCGCGCGGATATCTTCTCGTTCGGGGCGACGCTTTACCACCTGCTGACCAATGAACCTCCCGCTGAAGTCCGCAAACGCTTCCTCAATAACCGCAGCCTGATCCCCCCAAAAGAGATCAACCCGCGCCTCAGCCCGCACGTGGAACGAGCCGTCCTGTGGGCGATGTCACTCCACCCGGATAACCGTCCCGCCAGTGTGATGGTCCTGCGCGAAGCGCTGCTTGGAAAACAGGATGCGCCTCACGACACCGGCCAGCTACGCTTCGACCAGCCCGAAAGCGAGCATTCCCTATCGGAGCAGATCGCAGTCTACGCCGCGGCGGGACTTTTCCTAGCCGGGTTAGCCGCCACCCTGCTGCGCTAG
- a CDS encoding SH3 domain-containing protein, with translation MANVIGTDVSFYQDDPQTPQGIDFAKMRQNAEYVIIRAGQNLWTDRDFKVNWREAKRAGLPRGSYWFYDSRVDPKRQAELWASLFGGDTGELPLFADFEENYGGAFGGWRHWYTFLERIKELVPNKEVGIYTAYYYWVQNTQGVGIPTGSLNYFKFYPLWVANYGVTKPLVPKPWDTWTFWQFTENGDGSIYGVESSRIDLNYFNGDLAAFRAHFKLGDTPPPPPDPDPVSKFFRVTVPSLKVREGPGLTHNQIGSIFLNEVVEEIDANGDRTWLNIRKRDGSLTGWSFAAYLERVSAPPPDPTPDPEPEPDPNPEPEPEPTDKWHRVNTASLRVREGPGTNFNQIGGLIFNDVVKEIGANTDRSWIQIRKADGSLTGWCASEFLQPTDPPPTPEPEPEPEPEPTDKWHRVTTASLRVREGAGTTFKQVGSVVLNEVVQEIGANADRSWLQIRKADGSLTGWCSSEFLQPTDPPPTPEPPPDDEDENWYRVTASSLKVREGPGLEHESTGLVYFGELVERIDSTADGSWLKIRNQNGSLTGWSSSEYLISVHSPGPIEPPPPPPIPDDTKNKPWYRVNTTALNIRTEPNATSKILGTLVKNDTIPALDDTTHASWVQIQRLDGQTGWCAKSYLVPVGNTRPASITQNLFPGITYLRKDLTSPRPIVVHVMAIDLQTAKLEFLVTPSPNDKDILCTRTTSKFLEEFKLHVAINGGYFSYLDASHDPATLCPNGGEPVRVSDYAASRGKIYSPKKTIQPVVHIRQKNQVSFNTVEGNVFNAVSGDRMVVADGKVVKNLAAQAPNPRTAVGLSKNARWLTLMVVDGRQPGYSEGVTFPELAELLISYGVHTGANMDGGGSSTMVIRGFDGKARILNIPVDLGRPGKEREVANHLGAFIRA, from the coding sequence ATGGCAAACGTCATCGGAACCGATGTTAGTTTTTATCAGGACGATCCCCAGACCCCGCAGGGCATCGACTTTGCAAAGATGCGCCAGAACGCGGAATACGTCATCATCCGCGCCGGGCAAAACCTGTGGACAGACCGCGATTTCAAGGTCAATTGGCGCGAGGCAAAACGGGCGGGCTTGCCGCGCGGCTCCTACTGGTTCTATGACAGCCGCGTCGACCCCAAACGACAGGCGGAACTCTGGGCGTCGCTCTTCGGCGGAGACACCGGCGAACTCCCGCTCTTTGCCGATTTCGAAGAAAATTACGGCGGCGCTTTTGGCGGCTGGAGACACTGGTACACCTTCCTCGAACGAATCAAGGAACTCGTCCCAAACAAGGAAGTCGGCATCTACACCGCATATTATTACTGGGTGCAAAACACACAAGGGGTCGGCATCCCCACCGGTTCGTTGAACTATTTCAAATTCTATCCGCTTTGGGTTGCCAACTACGGCGTGACCAAACCGCTCGTCCCAAAACCCTGGGATACATGGACCTTCTGGCAGTTCACCGAAAACGGCGACGGCTCCATCTACGGTGTGGAAAGCAGCCGCATCGACCTGAACTACTTCAACGGCGATCTCGCCGCCTTCCGCGCGCACTTCAAACTCGGCGATACTCCCCCTCCGCCGCCAGACCCTGACCCCGTCAGCAAGTTCTTCCGCGTCACGGTCCCCTCGCTAAAAGTCCGCGAAGGACCCGGCTTGACCCACAACCAGATCGGAAGCATCTTCCTGAACGAAGTTGTGGAAGAGATCGATGCGAACGGAGACCGGACCTGGTTGAACATCCGCAAACGCGACGGCAGCCTGACGGGCTGGAGCTTTGCCGCCTATCTGGAACGAGTCAGCGCCCCGCCGCCGGACCCGACACCTGATCCGGAACCCGAGCCTGATCCCAACCCAGAGCCGGAGCCCGAACCGACCGACAAATGGCACCGCGTCAACACCGCCTCCCTGCGGGTGCGCGAAGGACCCGGAACGAACTTCAACCAGATCGGAGGCTTGATCTTCAACGATGTGGTTAAAGAGATCGGAGCCAACACAGACCGCTCGTGGATCCAGATCCGCAAGGCGGATGGAAGCCTGACCGGTTGGTGCGCCAGCGAATTCCTGCAGCCCACCGATCCGCCGCCGACGCCTGAACCGGAGCCTGAACCGGAGCCTGAACCGACCGATAAATGGCACCGCGTCACCACCGCTTCGCTGCGCGTCCGTGAGGGAGCGGGCACAACGTTCAAGCAGGTCGGAAGCGTGGTCCTCAACGAGGTGGTGCAAGAGATCGGCGCCAATGCAGACCGCTCGTGGCTGCAGATCCGCAAGGCGGATGGAAGCCTGACCGGTTGGTGTTCCAGTGAATTCCTGCAGCCCACCGATCCGCCGCCGACACCGGAACCTCCCCCTGATGACGAAGATGAAAATTGGTACCGGGTAACCGCCTCTTCCTTGAAGGTACGCGAAGGACCCGGGCTTGAACACGAGTCGACCGGGCTGGTCTATTTCGGGGAACTGGTGGAGCGCATCGATTCCACAGCAGACGGTTCATGGCTGAAGATCCGCAACCAGAACGGCAGCCTGACCGGTTGGAGTTCCAGCGAATACCTGATCAGCGTTCACTCGCCCGGTCCGATCGAGCCGCCTCCGCCGCCGCCCATCCCCGACGATACCAAGAACAAACCGTGGTACCGCGTCAATACCACCGCCTTGAACATCCGCACAGAGCCGAACGCCACCAGCAAGATCCTTGGCACATTGGTCAAAAATGACACCATTCCCGCGCTGGATGACACAACCCATGCGAGCTGGGTACAGATCCAGCGCCTCGACGGACAAACGGGCTGGTGCGCGAAAAGTTATCTTGTGCCGGTTGGAAATACGCGTCCCGCGTCCATCACACAGAACCTGTTCCCGGGCATCACCTACCTGCGAAAGGACCTGACATCTCCGCGCCCGATCGTCGTGCACGTCATGGCGATCGACCTGCAGACTGCCAAATTGGAATTCCTCGTCACACCATCGCCAAACGACAAGGACATTTTATGCACGCGCACCACGTCCAAGTTCCTGGAGGAGTTCAAGCTGCATGTCGCCATCAACGGCGGATATTTTAGCTATCTGGATGCATCCCACGATCCCGCCACTCTGTGTCCAAACGGCGGCGAGCCGGTACGAGTCAGCGATTATGCCGCCTCACGCGGAAAGATCTATTCGCCCAAAAAGACCATCCAGCCGGTGGTTCACATCAGGCAAAAGAATCAAGTCTCCTTTAATACGGTTGAAGGAAATGTCTTCAACGCGGTCTCCGGCGACCGCATGGTTGTGGCGGACGGAAAAGTGGTGAAGAATCTGGCGGCGCAGGCTCCAAATCCGCGCACGGCTGTCGGCTTGAGCAAGAACGCCCGCTGGTTGACCCTGATGGTCGTGGACGGACGCCAGCCCGGTTACAGCGAAGGCGTCACCTTCCCCGAACTGGCAGAACTGCTGATCTCCTATGGCGTGCATACCGGCGCCAACATGGATGGAGGCGGTTCGTCCACCATGGTCATCCGCGGATTTGACGGCAAAGCCCGCATCTTAAATATCCCTGTGGATCTGGGCAGACCCGGCAAGGAACGCGAAGTTGCCAATCACCTTGGGGCTTTCATTCGAGCATAA
- a CDS encoding YraN family protein, which yields MTKHNQRVGAWGEETAVRYVTKRGYEVIARNVRTPYGEIDIIAQRGGIVIFIEVKTLTSSKNFLPEHQITARKREHMLHAAQYYAAEHAIDHWQIDVIAIEGKPQNEPVVTHFESAL from the coding sequence ATGACGAAGCACAACCAGCGTGTGGGAGCCTGGGGCGAGGAAACAGCCGTCAGGTATGTGACGAAGCGCGGCTATGAAGTCATTGCACGCAACGTGCGCACGCCCTACGGCGAGATCGACATCATCGCCCAACGAGGAGGCATCGTCATTTTTATCGAAGTCAAAACACTGACATCCAGTAAAAATTTTTTACCTGAACATCAGATCACGGCGCGCAAGCGCGAGCACATGCTGCACGCCGCCCAGTACTACGCTGCCGAACACGCCATTGACCACTGGCAGATCGATGTCATTGCCATCGAGGGGAAGCCGCAGAACGAGCCGGTCGTCACACATTTTGAAAGCGCCCTGTAA